The Daucus carota subsp. sativus chromosome 2, DH1 v3.0, whole genome shotgun sequence genome includes a window with the following:
- the LOC108205636 gene encoding L-ascorbate peroxidase, cytosolic, with protein MGKCYPAVSEEYNVAVDKCKRKLRGLIAEKSCAPLMLRLAWHSAGTYDHSTKTGGPFGTMRHKGELAHGANNGLDIAVRLLEPIKEQFPILSYGDFYQLAGVVAVEIAGGPDVPFHPGRKDLSEPPVEGRLPNATLGNDHLRDVFVKQMGLSDKDIVTLSGGHTLGRCHKERSGFEGPWTSNPLIFDNSYFKELLTGEKEGLLQLPTDKALLQDPVFRPLVEKYAADEDAFFADYAESHMKLSELGFAEA; from the exons ATGGGAAAGTGCTACCCTGCTGTGAGTGAAGAGTACAATGTCGCTGTTGACAAATGCAAGAGAAAGCTTAGAGGGCTCATTGCTGAGAAGAGTTGTGCTCCTTTGATGCTTCGTCTAGC GTGGCACTCAGCTGGTACTTATGACCATAGCACCAAGACTGGTGGTCCTTTTGGGACAATGAGACACAAGGGTGAGCTCGCACATGGTGCCAACAATGGCCTTGACATTGCTGTCCGTCTTTTGGAGCCTATCAAGGAGCAGTTCCCCATCCTCTCTTATGGCGACTTCTATCAG TTGGCTGGAGTTGTTGCTGTCGAGATTGCAGGAGGGCCTGATGTTCCATTTCACCCTGGAAGGAAG GATCTAAGTGAGCCACCAGTTGAAGGCCGTCTTCCTAATGCTACATTGG GAAATGACCATTTGAGAGATGTGTTCGTGAAACAAATGGGACTTTCTGACAAGGATATTGTTACTCTTTCTGGCGGGCATACTCTG GGAAGGTGTCACAAGGAGCGATCTGGGTTTGAAGGACCCTGGACTAGCAATCCTCTCATCTTCGACAACAGCTACTTCAA GGAACTCTTGACTGGGGAAAAAGAAGGGCTTCTGCAATTGCCTACTGATAAAGCTCTCCTTCAGGACCCTGTCTTCCGTCCTCTTGTGGAAAAATATGCTGCG GATGAGGATGCTTTCTTTGCCGATTACGCAGAATCTCACATGAAACTCTCTGAATTAGG ATTTGCCGAGGCCTAA
- the LOC108208729 gene encoding uncharacterized protein LOC108208729, with protein sequence MMPYSTTAGGYNSRRAIAYLYVASNSVASIEYLRKYWIEEPAAEVDGRGNTLIHLLVINKNLEALKALTGFVSLRQLKKQNARGETALHEAARLGLVDIAAILLDWEMRLASNSMQYYGALVTRDVNMEAVEEELEDLVAMQNKMGEIPLYVAAASGQTEVFQLLEDYNSDCHTQREDGCTVLHAAILRENYNMAISISRRYPQLAHKPDIRGNTPLNLLATSPSHFKSGSFFARGNLGRRPFIPLLSLAIVIYRCIPPTHSFGSVGDRQKIKRNIFVEMILSFSCLKHVDETKQQNLLAEELARILIEQEADWSFYSYNECTSQVLSAPENTLKVPVKNRNGVCDPLIQAIERSIPELVMKIVEHCPDSVNCVDEKGRNILHLAAEYKNLDIYNQLKKHVGEDNKERMMTEVDYEGNTIVHQASIINPISPYISLGIFYATCWDVFWFVRVSADCLPYMRFIPNKEGKTATELFITRSKRQREDAWKAMKDINGTLMVVAALIGTISFAAIFTVPGGYDQKHGYPLLLKPYKRDVDLFLGYDAFTLFASTFALGNLLSIQLSRFKVEEFCIALPLKYFTAISAMYYAACFTVVTTLQAFILEECLPRLYVIFVFFIIIVLSWGYIDSAYNVVSYIWVAKTSRTVTALAYQTF encoded by the exons ATGATGCCATATTCCACCACCGCTGGAGGCTACAATTCACGACGCGCGATTGCTTACCTTTATGTAGCAAGCAATTCAGTGGCCTCAATTGAGTATCTGCGCAAATACTGGATTGAAGAGCCTGCAGCAGAAGTCGATGGCCGAGGCAATACACTGATACATTTACTAGTCATTAATAAGAATTTAGAAGCTCTGAAAGCACTGACGGGATTTGTGAGCCTACGACAACTCAAGAAACAGAATGCAAGGGGTGAGACTGCACTACACGAGGCAGCCAGGCTTGGACTTGTCGATATTGCAGCAATTTTGTTGGACTGGGAAATGAGGTTAGCTTCTAATTCAATGCAGTATTATGGTGCTTTGGTAACGCGTGATGTTAACATGGAAGCGGTTGAGGAAGAATTAGAGGACTTGGTTGCGATGCAAAACAAGATGGGAGAAATTCCACTGTATGTTGCTGCTGCATCCGGGCAAACAGAGGTTTTCCAGCTTCTGGAAGATTATAACAGTGATTGTCACACGCAGAGGGAAGATGGATGCACTGTCCTTCACGCAGCTATTTTGAGAGAAAATTATA ATATGGCTATTAGCATATCTAGAAGATATCCGCAGCTTGCTCATAAGCCAGATATTCGAGGTAACACCCCTTTGAATCTTCTAGCAACATCACCATCTCATTTTAAAAGCGGCTCTTTCTTTGCACGTGGGAATCTGGGCAGGAGACCCTTTATTCCTCTTCTGAGTCTTGCAATTGTAATCTACCGCT GTATTCCGCCCACACATTCTTTCGGCTCAGTAGGGGATCGACAGAAGATAAAGAGGAATATATTCGTCGAAATGATTTTAA GTTTTAGTTGCCTTAAACACGTAGATGAGACAAAGCAACAGAACCTACTTGCAGAAGAGCTTGCGCGGATACTGATAGAGCAGGAGGCAGATTGGAGTTTTTACTCCTATAATGAATGTACATCTCAAGTTTTATCCGCGCCAGAAAATACCCTCAAAGTTCCAGTAAAAAACAGGAATGGTGTGTGTGACCCCCTCATACAAGCCATTGAAAGGAGCATTCCGGAACTAGTTATGAAAATTGTGGAACATTGTCCGGATTCTGTCAACTGTGTTGACGAGAAGGGGAGGAATATACTGCATTTGGCTGCTGAGTACAAAAATCTAGACATTTATAATCAATTGAAGAAGCACGTAGGAGAAGATAACAAAGAAAGAATGATGACTGAGGTTGATTATGAAGGCAATACCATAGTGCATCAAGCCAGCATCATCAATCCAATATCCCCATATATTTCCCTTGGCATTTTCTATGCCACATGTTGGGATGTCTTTTGGTTTGTG CGAGTCAGTGCCGACTGTTTACCATATATGAGATTTATCCCAAACAAGGAAGGCAAGACCGCAACAGAATTATTTATAACCAGGAGCAAACGTCAACGAGAAGATGCTTGGAAAGCAATGAAAGATATAAACGGAACCTTAATGGTTGTGGCAGCCCTGATCGGCACCATTAGTTTTGCTGCAATTTTTACAGTCCCGGGAGGCTATGACCAAAAGCACGGATACCCTCTCCTGCTTAAACCTTACAAAAGGGACGTCGACCTCTTCCTAGGCTACGACGCGTTCACTCTCTTTGCTTCCACATTTGCCTTGGGCAATCTCTTATCAATCCAGCTATCGCGGTTTAAAGTGGAAGAGTTTTGCATTGCATTACCACTCAAGTATTTTACTGCCATTAGTGCAATGTACTATGCGGCCTGTTTCACTGTTGTCACCACTCTCCAGGCATTCATTCTCGAGGAATGCTTACCGAGGCtttatgtaatttttgttttctttattatCATTGTCTTGAGCTGGGGTTACATTGACTCAGCATACAATGTGGTCTCTTACATATGGGTTGCTAAAACGAGTCGTACTGTGACTGCTCTTGCTTATCAGACGTTTTGA